In one Carassius carassius chromosome 12, fCarCar2.1, whole genome shotgun sequence genomic region, the following are encoded:
- the LOC132155077 gene encoding alpha-amylase-like has product MKLLILTALFGLSLAQFNPNTKNGKTAIVHLFEWRWADIAAECERYLGPNGFGGVQISPPSESIVVTNPWHPWWQRYQPIGYNLCSRSGNENELRDMITRCNNVGVYIYVDAVINHMCGAGGGAGTHSSCGSYFDANRKDFPTVPYSNLDFNDGKCNTGSGNIENYNDINQVRNCRLVGLLDLALEKDYVRGKVADYMNKLIDMGVAGFRVDACKHMWPGDLSAVYGRLNNLNTKWFPSGSRAFIFQEVIDLGGEPITSGQYTGIGRVTEFKYGAKLGNVIRKWNGEKLSFVKNWGEGWGFMSSDKALVFVDNHDNQRGHGAGGASIVTFWDARLYKMAVAFMLAHPYGFTRVMSSYRWDRNIVNGQDKNDWQGPPSNGDGSTKPVPINPDSTCGDGWVCEHRWRQIKNMVAFRNVVNGQAFSNWWDNGSNQISFSRGNKGFLVINNDDWELNATLNTGLPGGTYCDVISGQKESGRCTGKQVVVGGDGRATFRISNQEEDPFMAIHSDSKL; this is encoded by the exons atgaagctttTAATCTTGACTGCGCTTTTTGGACTGAGCCTTGCTCAGTTTAATCCAaacaccaaaaatggaaaaactgCCATTGTCCATCTGTTTGAGTGGCGCTGGGCTGATATCGCAGCAGAGTGTGAACGCTACCTTGGACCAAATGGCTTTGGTGGAGTTCAG ATCTCCCCTCCAAGTGAGAGCATTGTTGTCACAAACCCCTGGCACCCTTGGTGGCAGAGGTATCAGCCAATCGGTTACAATCTGTGTTCAAGATCaggaaatgaaaatgagctgagaGACATGATCACTAGGTGCAACAATGTTGGG GTGTACATCTATGTTGATGCAGTCATCAACCACATGTGTGGAGCAGGTGGTGGAGCTGGTACCCACTCAAGTTGTGGTTCATATTTCGATGCCAACAGGAAGGACTTCCCCACAGTTCCTTACTCTAACTTGGACTTCAATGATGGCAAATGCAACACTGGCAGCGGAAACATTGAAAACTACAACGATATCAATCAA GTGAGAAACTGTCGTCTGGTCGGTCTACTGGACTTGGCTTTGGAGAAGGACTATGTGCGCGGTAAGGTGGCTGACTACATGAACAAGCTGATTGACATGGGAGTGGCTGGGTTCAGAGTGGACGCCTGCAAACACATGTGGCCCGGTGATCTTTCTGCTGTCTATGGCCGTCTTAATAATCTGAACACAAAGTGGTTTCCATCTGGTTCCAGAGCTTTTATCTTTCAAGAG GTTATTGATCTCGGTGGGGAGCCCATTACATCGGGCCAATACACTGGAATTGGAAGGGTGACTGAGTTCAAGTATGGTGCCAAGCTGGGCAATGTCATACGCAAATGGAATGGAGAAAAACTTTCCTTTGTCAA GAACTGGGGTGAAGGTTGGGGCTTCATGTCTTCTGATAAAGCTCTGGTGTTTGTTGACAACCACGATAACCAGAGGGGACATGGTGCAGGAGGTGCATCTATTGTGACATTCTGGGATGCCAG GCTTTACAAAATGGCTGTGGCCTTCATGCTGGCCCACCCATATGGATTTACCAGAGTAATGTCCAGCTACCGGTGGGACCGCAACATCGTGAATGGACAG GATAAAAATGACTGGCAGGGACCCCCCAGCAATGGTGATGGATCCACTAAACCTGTTCCCATTAACCCTGACTCTACCTGTGGTGATGGCTGGGTTTGTGAACACAGATGGCGTCAGATCAA AAACATGGTGGCCTTCCGTAATGTTGTAAATGGACAGGCATTCTCTAACTGGTGGGACAATGGAAGCAACCAGATCTCTTTCAGCCGTGGTAATAAAGGGTTCCTTGTCATTAACAATGATGACTG GGAGCTGAATGCAACCCTAAACACTGGTCTACCAGGAGGAACCTACTGTGATGTGATCTCTGGTCAGAAGGAAAGTGGCAGATGTACTGGGAAACAGGTGGTAGTTGGAGGAGATGGACGTGCTACCTTCAGAATCAGCAACCAGGAAGAAGACCCGTTTATGGCCATTCACTCTGACTCCAaactttaa